A window of Acidobacteriota bacterium contains these coding sequences:
- a CDS encoding ABC transporter permease produces MRDLIYAWRGLRRAPGFAAVAIITLALGIGVNTVIFSIAAPMLLEALPYPAAQRIVEVSHKAHGEFQNGLNGSEALYLEAHQRTLASVAIVEEGGDSNLSGAGNAVRVNAIGTTHGYFDVWGVEPVRGRNFLAADDEPGGARVAILSYGLWQKQFGGDANVLGRTFRLNDTVYTVIGVMPASFVTLTQNQINPEPAQLWVDMQPTEASLAPQGPNLDVIGRLAAGVTLAQAQANLTALKLSFQQTHPQVAPKMDWGVQSMHDAVATGNTQALWLLLGAVGLVLLIACANLANLLLARATGRTREMAIRAAIGANRGRIVRQLLTESCLLAGLGAVLGCLLAWWSVPPLVRLMPAAYLTPASGLNGTVLLFTAGVTVVAAILFGLAPALHASRTGLQASLKDSVATSGGVGAERARAALIVGEVALAFLLLAGAGLLIASLGALGRVNPGFNLGNVLTAQTNLTGPLAASAAATTRYSAAVLDKLRRLPGVAGAASITGVPLTRGLNETIDVPGHANDPRRYDVEWRGISPGYFRTLQIALLRGRDFREADTGSSQNVAIVSANVARHFWPRETGLGEVVDGAQVVGIAADVHENGVDQPAPYTVYFPQAQVSDNMNKLVNHWFAMGFVIHGSGADLGARVREAFASVNPDQPVFAVQSLAQLKGTSLGQYSFMGTLLGIFAGLALILGGVGIYGVLAYAVAQQRREIGIRMALGANRGRILRQFLGYGMKLAAIGLAIGVVASLWLLKLLGSFLFGVSPADPWVLAAVALALLVIAWLASLRPAWAATRVDPLQALRPE; encoded by the coding sequence ATGCGGGATTTGATCTACGCCTGGCGGGGGCTGCGGCGGGCGCCAGGGTTTGCCGCGGTGGCGATCATTACGCTGGCGCTGGGGATTGGCGTCAACACCGTCATCTTCAGTATTGCGGCGCCGATGCTCCTGGAGGCGCTTCCCTACCCTGCGGCGCAGCGGATTGTCGAGGTCTCGCATAAGGCGCATGGGGAATTTCAGAACGGTTTGAACGGAAGCGAGGCGCTGTATCTGGAGGCGCATCAGCGGACGCTCGCGTCGGTAGCGATTGTGGAGGAGGGCGGCGACTCGAACCTGAGCGGAGCGGGCAACGCCGTACGGGTGAATGCGATCGGGACCACGCACGGGTACTTCGACGTCTGGGGTGTGGAGCCGGTGCGGGGGAGGAATTTTCTAGCAGCGGATGATGAGCCGGGCGGGGCACGCGTCGCGATCCTGAGTTACGGGCTGTGGCAGAAGCAGTTTGGCGGCGATGCGAACGTGCTGGGGCGGACGTTCCGGTTGAACGATACCGTGTACACGGTAATTGGCGTGATGCCGGCGAGCTTTGTCACGCTGACACAGAATCAGATCAATCCCGAGCCGGCGCAGCTTTGGGTGGATATGCAACCGACGGAAGCGTCGCTGGCACCGCAGGGGCCGAACCTGGACGTGATCGGGCGGCTGGCGGCGGGCGTGACGCTGGCACAGGCGCAGGCGAACCTGACGGCACTGAAGCTCAGCTTCCAGCAGACACATCCGCAGGTGGCGCCGAAGATGGACTGGGGCGTGCAAAGCATGCATGACGCGGTGGCCACGGGCAACACGCAAGCGCTGTGGTTGCTGCTGGGGGCGGTGGGGCTGGTGCTGCTGATCGCCTGTGCGAATCTGGCAAATTTGTTGCTGGCGCGGGCGACGGGGCGGACGCGAGAGATGGCGATCCGGGCGGCGATTGGAGCCAACCGCGGCAGGATTGTGCGGCAACTGCTGACCGAAAGCTGTCTGCTGGCAGGGCTGGGCGCTGTGCTGGGCTGTCTGCTGGCGTGGTGGAGCGTTCCGCCGTTGGTGCGGTTGATGCCGGCGGCTTATCTGACGCCTGCGAGCGGGCTGAATGGCACGGTGTTGCTGTTCACCGCGGGCGTCACGGTCGTGGCCGCGATTTTGTTTGGGTTGGCGCCGGCGCTGCATGCCAGCCGGACGGGACTGCAGGCCAGCCTGAAGGATAGCGTGGCGACCTCGGGCGGAGTGGGCGCGGAGCGGGCGCGGGCGGCGCTGATTGTGGGCGAGGTGGCGCTGGCGTTTCTGTTGCTGGCGGGCGCAGGGCTGCTGATCGCGAGTCTCGGGGCGCTGGGGCGGGTAAACCCGGGGTTTAACCTGGGCAACGTGCTGACCGCACAAACCAACCTCACCGGACCGCTCGCGGCGAGCGCTGCCGCCACCACGCGGTACAGCGCAGCGGTCCTGGACAAACTGCGCCGGCTGCCCGGTGTCGCGGGGGCGGCGTCGATTACGGGCGTGCCGCTGACACGCGGTTTGAATGAGACGATTGACGTACCCGGGCATGCGAACGATCCCAGGCGTTATGACGTGGAGTGGCGCGGGATCAGTCCGGGCTATTTCCGGACGCTGCAGATTGCCTTGTTGCGCGGCCGGGACTTCCGTGAGGCCGACACCGGATCGAGCCAGAACGTGGCGATCGTCAGCGCGAACGTGGCGCGGCACTTCTGGCCGCGGGAGACGGGCTTGGGCGAGGTGGTGGACGGAGCGCAAGTGGTCGGCATTGCGGCGGACGTGCATGAAAACGGGGTGGATCAACCCGCCCCGTATACCGTTTATTTTCCGCAGGCGCAGGTGTCGGACAACATGAACAAGCTGGTGAATCACTGGTTTGCGATGGGGTTTGTGATTCACGGGAGTGGCGCGGACCTGGGAGCGCGGGTGCGGGAGGCGTTCGCCAGCGTGAATCCGGACCAGCCGGTGTTTGCGGTGCAGAGCCTGGCGCAACTGAAAGGTACGTCACTCGGTCAGTACAGCTTCATGGGCACGCTGCTGGGAATTTTTGCGGGGCTGGCGCTGATCCTGGGCGGAGTCGGGATTTACGGAGTTTTGGCGTATGCGGTAGCGCAACAGCGGCGCGAGATCGGCATCCGGATGGCCCTGGGCGCCAACCGGGGGCGGATCCTGAGGCAATTTCTGGGCTACGGCATGAAGCTGGCGGCGATCGGGCTGGCGATTGGGGTGGTTGCCTCGCTGTGGTTACTGAAACTGCTCGGCAGCTTCTTGTTTGGCGTCTCCCCGGCCGATCCCTGGGTGCTGGCGGCGGTAGCCCTTGCGCTGCTGGTAATTGCGTGGCTGGCGAGTTTGCGTCCCGCGTGGGCGGCAACCCGGGTCGATCCGCTGCAGGCTCTGCGGCCTGAATAG
- a CDS encoding MgtC/SapB family protein — translation MIDLSTGESATRIALALAIGLLVGFEREWSNKEAGIRTCALVALAGMLTALLGTPLVLAGLAGVLVLIVFINLHAMRAAQTVEITTSAMLLVLFFLGVLVGNGFYFLPVAAAIVATLLLSWKMELHRFAGRVAPNEVHGAIWLGLLAFVVYPLLPDRYIDKWQTVNPHALWIAVIVVAAVGFSNYIFLRLYSAKGLYYSAVLGGLVSSTATLLELGASLRTIGTEEVGETGTGLMEMSVTVTLLATLAMFGRNLVLLAIFAPAGLPWAVPALVAMAALAAVLVWRQPRAPKLSGQQLKLDSPISLRRVAEFGLLFLAIQVAATLALRAWGHFGAYAVAVLGGMVNSASATAAVGEMAAHHTLGAVAAGVATVLASMASAVVNAPIMNRVLGRKHLGWANSAAMWALAGAGVVVLVLQRVTL, via the coding sequence ATGATCGACCTCTCGACGGGCGAATCGGCAACGCGCATCGCGCTGGCGCTGGCCATCGGCCTGCTCGTGGGCTTCGAGCGGGAGTGGTCGAACAAGGAAGCCGGCATCCGCACGTGCGCGCTGGTGGCGCTGGCGGGGATGCTGACGGCGCTGCTGGGAACGCCGCTGGTGCTGGCGGGACTGGCGGGCGTGCTGGTGCTGATCGTCTTCATCAACCTGCACGCCATGCGGGCGGCGCAGACGGTCGAAATCACGACCTCGGCGATGCTGCTGGTGCTGTTCTTTCTGGGCGTGCTGGTGGGCAATGGCTTCTACTTTCTGCCGGTGGCGGCGGCGATTGTAGCGACGCTGCTGCTGAGCTGGAAGATGGAACTGCACCGCTTTGCAGGCCGGGTAGCGCCGAATGAGGTGCATGGCGCCATCTGGCTGGGGCTATTGGCGTTCGTCGTGTATCCGCTGCTGCCGGACCGCTATATCGATAAATGGCAGACGGTCAATCCGCACGCGCTCTGGATCGCAGTGATTGTGGTGGCGGCGGTGGGGTTCAGCAACTACATTTTCCTGCGGTTGTATAGCGCCAAGGGGTTGTATTACAGCGCGGTGCTGGGCGGGCTGGTGAGCAGCACGGCGACGCTGCTGGAGCTGGGTGCCTCGCTGCGGACCATTGGGACGGAAGAGGTAGGGGAAACCGGAACGGGGCTGATGGAGATGAGCGTGACGGTCACGCTACTGGCGACGCTGGCCATGTTCGGGCGCAACCTGGTGCTGCTGGCGATCTTTGCACCGGCGGGGCTGCCGTGGGCGGTGCCGGCGCTGGTAGCGATGGCGGCACTGGCGGCGGTGCTGGTGTGGCGGCAGCCGCGGGCGCCCAAGCTGAGCGGCCAGCAATTGAAGCTGGATTCGCCCATCTCGCTCCGGAGGGTGGCGGAGTTTGGGCTGCTGTTTCTGGCGATTCAGGTGGCAGCGACGCTGGCGCTGCGGGCCTGGGGGCATTTTGGCGCCTACGCGGTTGCGGTGCTGGGCGGAATGGTCAACAGCGCCAGCGCGACCGCGGCGGTAGGCGAAATGGCGGCGCATCATACGCTGGGGGCGGTTGCCGCAGGGGTGGCGACGGTGCTGGCGTCGATGGCCTCGGCGGTAGTGAACGCGCCGATCATGAACCGGGTGCTGGGGCGCAAGCACCTGGGGTGGGCGAATTCGGCAGCCATGTGGGCGCTGGCGGGAGCCGGGGTGGTAGTGCTGGTATTGCAGCGGGTGACGCTCTAA
- a CDS encoding FHA domain-containing protein: MATQTPNPVPVFAPDAPQLRAIIGALERILPLAPLPFLIGRRATHPLSIPLPQVSRDHARIEATAAGYDLVDLGSTHGTLLNGTRLHGRQQLRNGDVIEFPNCAGVKVIFQPAEETASLFLTQMQQLDTASESNEFDRLRLLLDFSQRLRSAGGLEEILAAMLDAALRLTKAERGFVFLREGGDGNDTLRLAAGRSAPGETLRDDSSISHSIVARAARSTEAFLMHDSQQPGLELAQSVVAHALRTVLAIPLREQVGVLYLDSHSASAALGEVSREMLDLLANDAAQVVINAQLARQQEEARLAAKLLEKELLLAAAIQQGLMGSSLPQVEFAQLDGLSQACLQIGGDFFDVVTRPEAPEVSMVLADVSGKGAAAALLAASLQGMIHAQLLAGVALEEIARQANQFVLQRLEGEKYATVLLLKLWPDGEMEYLNCGHIPPMAVRAGACTLLTDANVPVGLLPNATYTAGRHQLTAGERVLLLTDGVTEAANDQKEMFGDQRLAQLLSHGCTVKELAAAVREFCQGVPLGDDLTVLEVRYLPQER, translated from the coding sequence ATGGCGACACAAACTCCCAACCCGGTTCCGGTATTCGCGCCTGACGCACCGCAGTTGCGGGCGATAATCGGAGCGTTGGAGCGGATACTGCCATTGGCGCCGCTGCCCTTCCTGATTGGGCGGCGGGCGACGCATCCGCTGTCGATTCCGCTGCCACAGGTTTCGCGCGATCACGCGCGGATTGAGGCCACCGCGGCCGGCTACGATCTGGTCGATCTGGGCAGCACGCACGGGACGCTGCTGAATGGCACACGACTGCACGGCCGGCAACAGTTGCGGAACGGCGATGTGATTGAGTTTCCGAACTGCGCGGGCGTGAAGGTCATTTTCCAGCCGGCCGAGGAAACCGCAAGTCTGTTTCTGACGCAGATGCAGCAGTTGGACACGGCGAGTGAGAGCAACGAGTTTGACCGGCTGCGGCTGCTGCTGGACTTCAGCCAGCGGCTGCGGAGCGCGGGCGGGCTGGAGGAGATTCTGGCGGCGATGCTGGATGCGGCGCTGCGGCTGACCAAGGCGGAGCGCGGCTTTGTCTTCCTGCGTGAAGGTGGCGACGGCAACGACACCCTGCGGCTGGCGGCGGGGCGCAGCGCGCCGGGAGAAACGCTGCGCGACGACAGCAGCATTTCGCACTCCATTGTGGCGCGGGCGGCGCGTTCGACGGAAGCCTTTCTGATGCACGACAGCCAGCAGCCGGGGCTGGAGCTGGCGCAGAGCGTGGTGGCGCATGCGCTGCGGACGGTGCTGGCGATCCCGCTGCGGGAGCAAGTGGGCGTGCTTTATCTCGACAGCCACTCGGCCAGCGCGGCGCTGGGTGAGGTGAGCCGCGAAATGCTGGATTTGCTGGCCAACGATGCAGCGCAGGTGGTGATCAACGCCCAGCTTGCACGGCAGCAGGAGGAAGCGCGGCTGGCGGCGAAGCTGCTGGAAAAGGAGCTGCTGCTGGCGGCGGCGATTCAGCAGGGGCTGATGGGATCGTCCCTGCCCCAGGTGGAGTTCGCGCAGCTTGACGGCCTCAGCCAGGCGTGTCTGCAGATTGGTGGCGATTTTTTTGACGTGGTGACGCGGCCGGAGGCGCCGGAAGTATCGATGGTGCTGGCGGATGTGAGCGGCAAAGGGGCGGCGGCGGCACTGTTGGCGGCGTCCTTACAAGGCATGATCCACGCACAACTGCTGGCCGGCGTGGCGCTGGAGGAGATTGCACGGCAGGCGAATCAATTTGTCTTGCAGCGGCTGGAGGGGGAAAAGTACGCGACCGTGCTGCTGCTGAAGCTGTGGCCCGACGGGGAGATGGAATATCTGAACTGCGGGCACATTCCGCCCATGGCAGTGCGCGCGGGAGCGTGCACGCTGCTCACGGACGCCAACGTGCCGGTGGGACTGCTGCCCAACGCGACCTATACAGCGGGGCGGCATCAGCTTACAGCGGGCGAGCGGGTGCTGCTGCTGACCGACGGCGTGACCGAGGCAGCGAACGACCAGAAGGAAATGTTCGGCGATCAGCGGCTGGCACAACTGCTGAGCCACGGCTGTACGGTGAAAGAACTGGCGGCGGCCGTGCGGGAGTTCTGTCAGGGCGTGCCGCTGGGGGACGATTTGACGGTGCTGGAAGTGCGGTACTTGCCCCAGGAGCGGTAA
- a CDS encoding dienelactone hydrolase family protein, which yields MKRTGLTALLCCTVLALGLSAQQWAQQRLDRSPRHRQIVLLHPEGRTLQAFVAYPETSGPRPVVLVIHEIFGLSAWAQEVTDELAAAGYVAIAPDLLSGKGPAGGGTAIFPNQTAISRALVTMPPAEIAADLDAAADWALQQPASNGKLYVIGFCWGGTQSFRYATHRHDLRAALVFYGMPPDRTAVEQITAPVYGFYAGNDARVSLTVPGTRTLLAQLHKRYRAVIYKGAGHGFMRAGEQPDPTPANKAARTAAWKQIARIIR from the coding sequence ATGAAACGTACTGGCCTTACGGCTCTGCTATGCTGCACGGTCTTGGCCCTGGGGCTGAGTGCCCAACAATGGGCCCAGCAGCGCCTCGATCGATCCCCGCGCCATCGCCAGATCGTCCTGCTGCATCCGGAGGGCCGCACCCTTCAGGCCTTCGTCGCTTATCCCGAGACCAGCGGTCCACGCCCGGTGGTGCTCGTCATTCACGAAATATTCGGCCTCAGCGCCTGGGCGCAGGAAGTCACCGATGAGCTCGCCGCCGCAGGCTACGTCGCTATCGCTCCCGATCTGCTCAGCGGCAAGGGCCCCGCGGGCGGAGGCACCGCCATCTTCCCCAACCAAACTGCCATTAGCCGCGCCCTGGTCACCATGCCGCCCGCCGAAATCGCCGCCGATCTCGATGCCGCCGCCGACTGGGCCCTGCAGCAGCCTGCCAGTAACGGCAAGCTCTACGTCATCGGTTTCTGCTGGGGAGGCACCCAGAGCTTCCGCTACGCCACCCATCGCCACGATCTCCGTGCCGCGCTGGTGTTCTATGGCATGCCGCCCGACCGCACTGCGGTGGAGCAGATCACCGCTCCCGTGTATGGCTTTTATGCTGGCAACGACGCCCGCGTCTCGCTCACCGTCCCCGGCACCCGCACCCTCCTGGCCCAGCTCCACAAGCGCTACCGCGCCGTCATCTATAAGGGCGCTGGCCACGGCTTCATGCGTGCCGGCGAGCAGCCCGATCCCACGCCGGCAAACAAAGCCGCCCGCACCGCCGCCTGGAAGCAGATTGCCCGGATCATTCGCTAG
- a CDS encoding Flp family type IVb pilin encodes MTSFMSRLWNDDRGQDMAEYAIMLGVIAAVVIGVIATLGSTISGIFTKITGQIAGS; translated from the coding sequence ATGACTTCATTTATGTCTCGCTTGTGGAATGACGATCGCGGTCAGGATATGGCCGAGTATGCCATCATGCTCGGCGTGATCGCCGCGGTGGTGATCGGGGTGATCGCGACGCTGGGGAGCACGATCTCCGGCATCTTCACCAAGATCACCGGCCAGATCGCGGGCTCGTAA
- a CDS encoding pilus assembly protein, giving the protein MRRINRNQGQRGAELVEFAITLPFIALLLLIVGQVASAVSVQQVLSNAVREGARLAVVPGEYGQTSEVQNRVVAYAAANGITLAASAVTVNQNELVSPSGGACSATNPCLKASRVSVTYDYPLALLLGTNMQLGAAVEMRNFY; this is encoded by the coding sequence ATGAGACGAATTAACCGCAACCAGGGGCAGCGGGGAGCGGAGCTGGTGGAGTTTGCTATTACGCTGCCATTCATCGCGCTGTTGCTGCTGATTGTGGGGCAGGTGGCGTCGGCGGTTTCGGTGCAGCAGGTGTTGAGCAACGCGGTGCGCGAGGGTGCGCGGCTGGCGGTGGTGCCGGGCGAATACGGCCAGACCAGCGAGGTACAGAACCGCGTGGTGGCGTATGCGGCGGCCAACGGGATCACGCTGGCGGCGAGCGCGGTGACGGTGAATCAGAACGAGCTGGTGAGTCCGAGCGGGGGCGCGTGCAGCGCGACGAACCCATGCCTGAAAGCGTCGCGCGTGAGCGTGACCTACGACTACCCGCTGGCGCTGCTGCTGGGCACGAATATGCAGTTGGGCGCGGCGGTGGAAATGAGGAATTTTTACTGA
- the cpaB gene encoding Flp pilus assembly protein CpaB, producing the protein MKRKRLFLLAVLALAMAALVSLAVSRLMPGHSATAAPPTQVVVAAAKALNVGAQMQAEDLRLLRLPPAALPAHVYTSIKQLAGRVLTSPVVPNQVIVGEMVAQPGTGVGLPPLIPPGMRAVSVKVNDVVSVAGFALPGTHVDVLLTGNPRANSNPADVTTVTLLKNVQVLTAGQQLEQRTNGKPEQVTVITLLVSPEGAEKLAMADGFGHLQLALRNPLDRKTDKTLPLHNASLYYLPEARRRSGSGVVRTHADPPPRVWTVEMISGNQQQAVKFTAAGGR; encoded by the coding sequence ATGAAGCGGAAACGGCTTTTCTTGTTGGCGGTTCTGGCACTGGCCATGGCGGCACTGGTGAGCCTGGCGGTAAGCCGGCTGATGCCCGGGCACAGTGCCACGGCCGCTCCCCCCACCCAAGTCGTAGTCGCGGCGGCCAAAGCGCTGAATGTGGGCGCGCAGATGCAGGCGGAAGACCTGCGGCTGCTGCGGCTGCCGCCGGCCGCGCTGCCGGCGCATGTGTATACATCGATCAAGCAGTTGGCGGGACGGGTACTGACCTCGCCGGTCGTGCCCAACCAGGTGATTGTGGGTGAGATGGTGGCGCAGCCGGGCACGGGCGTGGGGCTGCCGCCGCTGATTCCGCCGGGCATGCGGGCGGTGTCGGTGAAGGTCAACGACGTGGTTTCGGTGGCAGGGTTTGCGCTGCCGGGCACGCATGTGGATGTGCTGCTGACGGGCAATCCGCGCGCCAACAGCAATCCCGCGGATGTAACGACGGTGACGCTGCTGAAGAACGTGCAGGTGCTGACCGCGGGCCAGCAGCTCGAGCAGCGGACGAACGGCAAGCCGGAGCAGGTGACGGTGATCACGCTGTTGGTTTCGCCGGAGGGAGCGGAAAAGCTGGCGATGGCGGATGGATTTGGGCACCTGCAACTGGCGCTGCGCAATCCGCTCGATCGCAAAACGGACAAGACGCTGCCGCTGCACAACGCGAGCTTGTACTACCTGCCGGAGGCGCGGCGCCGGAGCGGCAGTGGCGTGGTGCGGACGCATGCGGACCCGCCGCCGCGGGTCTGGACGGTGGAGATGATCAGCGGCAACCAGCAGCAGGCGGTGAAATTTACGGCGGCGGGGGGTAGGTAG
- a CDS encoding type II and III secretion system protein — protein MNPVALLHALQAQVVRPPTAAAPPAADRPEALAYFRAPLLPPPPEEPEASAAEAFPAPTAMGIPVDLNLTTHHSLLVNSPIALKRVSITDTSVAQAVVVSPHQVLIQGRAPGEVSLLLWDADANARAYTIRVQLDPRPLQAELRRLFPASPVSVSASGDALVVSGTLPNAATAKRVLTVAGGFTPHVVNDLNVYQPSDPGQILLQVRFAEIDRSAVSQFGADLLSTGAGNTVGTIGTGQFGGATSVTAPAGSGSQSQSQSGGSSLTGKDAKIGLTDLLNVFLFRRDANLGVTLQALEQRNLLQILAEPNLVAMDGKEASFLAGGEFPFPVVQGQGAINNVTIQFKPFGVNLHFKPTILPDGTIDLQVSPEVSALDFSNALTVSGFLIPALSTRRASTELELRDGQSFVIAGLMDNRLTRNVSKIPGLGDIPILGKFFTSHNDNKTRTELMVVVTAHLVHASNTPPKPLKMVEPFLNPQKYDRNGGGL, from the coding sequence GTGAATCCGGTCGCGCTGCTGCATGCCCTCCAGGCACAGGTGGTGCGGCCGCCGACTGCCGCCGCGCCACCGGCTGCAGATCGTCCGGAGGCGCTGGCGTATTTTCGCGCTCCTTTGCTGCCACCCCCTCCGGAAGAACCGGAAGCGAGCGCGGCGGAAGCGTTTCCGGCGCCGACAGCGATGGGCATTCCGGTCGATCTGAACCTGACGACGCATCACAGTCTGCTGGTAAACAGCCCAATCGCACTGAAGCGGGTTTCGATCACGGACACGTCGGTGGCGCAGGCGGTGGTGGTGTCGCCGCATCAGGTGCTGATTCAGGGGCGGGCGCCCGGCGAAGTGTCGCTGCTGCTGTGGGATGCGGATGCGAATGCGCGGGCGTATACCATCCGTGTGCAGCTTGATCCGCGGCCCCTGCAGGCGGAACTGCGGCGGCTATTTCCGGCGAGTCCGGTGAGCGTGAGTGCCAGCGGGGATGCGCTGGTGGTCTCCGGCACGCTGCCCAACGCAGCGACCGCGAAGCGCGTCCTCACCGTGGCGGGCGGATTCACGCCGCATGTGGTCAACGACCTGAACGTATACCAGCCCAGCGATCCTGGCCAGATCCTGCTGCAGGTGCGGTTTGCCGAGATTGACCGGAGCGCGGTATCGCAATTTGGCGCGGATCTGCTGTCGACGGGCGCGGGCAACACGGTGGGCACGATTGGCACGGGACAGTTTGGGGGCGCGACCTCCGTCACGGCGCCGGCCGGGTCCGGCTCGCAATCGCAGTCGCAATCCGGCGGCTCTTCGCTGACCGGCAAGGACGCGAAGATCGGGTTGACCGATTTACTCAACGTGTTTCTGTTCCGCAGGGACGCCAATTTGGGAGTGACATTACAGGCGCTGGAGCAGAGGAATCTGCTGCAAATTCTGGCGGAGCCGAACCTGGTCGCCATGGATGGCAAAGAAGCGAGCTTCCTGGCGGGCGGCGAGTTTCCCTTCCCGGTGGTGCAGGGTCAGGGGGCGATCAATAACGTCACCATTCAGTTCAAGCCGTTTGGCGTGAACCTGCATTTCAAACCCACCATCCTCCCCGATGGCACCATTGATCTGCAAGTCTCGCCCGAGGTGAGCGCGCTGGATTTTTCCAACGCGCTCACCGTTTCCGGATTTCTGATTCCAGCGCTGAGCACGCGGCGCGCGTCGACGGAACTGGAGCTGCGCGACGGCCAGAGCTTCGTGATCGCCGGGCTGATGGATAACCGGCTGACGCGCAATGTGTCGAAGATTCCGGGGCTGGGGGATATTCCGATTCTGGGGAAATTCTTCACCAGCCACAACGATAACAAGACGCGGACCGAGCTGATGGTGGTGGTGACCGCGCATCTGGTGCATGCCAGCAACACGCCGCCCAAGCCGCTGAAGATGGTCGAGCCATTTCTAAACCCGCAGAAATATGACCGCAACGGAGGTGGGTTGTGA
- a CDS encoding CpaF family protein has product MALAMPINDVHNLQSVKRAYHRRVLDRLHLEQLDRMPPETARQEVVSLIRLMLSEESVPLSLSERDELVQGILDEIFGFGPLETFLKDADISDILVNRADQIYVEVKGKLHKSDVTFQDDAHLLRIIDRIVSRVGRRIDESSPMVDARLPDGSRVNAIIPPLALDGPCLSIRRFGSSPLTAEKLIAHQALTPAMLEFLRCCVVARLNVLISGGTGAGKTTLLNVLSGYIPENERVVTIEDAAELQLKQEHVVRLETRPPNVEGKGAVRQRQLVANSLRMRPDRIVMGECRGEEAIDMLQAMNTGHDGSLTTIHANTPRDALGRLETMVSMANLNLPERAIRQQIASALNLVVQLSRLSDGTRKLLSIAEITGMEGDVVCMQELFRFERDGLTETGMVRGRFRGAGIRPQCADRLAAVGQKFNPAWMEEVFAVGVQ; this is encoded by the coding sequence ATGGCCCTCGCCATGCCCATCAATGATGTTCACAACCTGCAGAGCGTGAAACGCGCCTATCACCGGAGGGTGCTCGACCGTCTGCACCTGGAGCAACTCGACCGCATGCCGCCGGAGACGGCGCGGCAGGAAGTGGTGTCGCTCATCCGGTTGATGCTGAGCGAGGAGAGCGTACCGCTATCGCTGAGCGAACGGGATGAGCTGGTGCAGGGGATACTGGACGAAATCTTCGGCTTTGGGCCACTGGAAACCTTCCTGAAAGACGCCGACATCAGTGATATTTTGGTCAACCGCGCCGATCAGATCTACGTGGAAGTCAAGGGAAAGCTGCATAAATCTGACGTGACCTTTCAGGACGATGCGCACCTGCTGCGGATTATCGACCGGATCGTCTCGCGGGTGGGGCGGCGGATTGACGAGAGCTCGCCCATGGTGGATGCGCGCCTGCCGGACGGCTCGCGTGTGAACGCCATTATTCCACCGCTGGCGCTGGATGGGCCGTGTCTGTCGATCCGGCGCTTCGGCAGTTCGCCGCTGACGGCGGAGAAGCTGATCGCCCATCAGGCGCTGACGCCGGCGATGCTGGAGTTTCTGCGCTGCTGCGTGGTGGCGCGGCTGAATGTGCTGATTTCGGGCGGGACGGGCGCCGGGAAGACGACGCTGCTGAACGTCTTATCGGGCTACATCCCGGAAAACGAGCGCGTGGTAACGATTGAGGACGCGGCGGAACTGCAGCTCAAGCAGGAGCACGTGGTACGGCTGGAGACACGGCCGCCGAACGTCGAGGGCAAGGGGGCGGTGCGGCAGCGGCAGCTTGTGGCCAACAGCCTGCGCATGCGGCCGGACCGGATTGTGATGGGCGAGTGCCGCGGCGAAGAGGCCATCGACATGCTGCAGGCGATGAACACGGGCCACGACGGGTCGCTGACGACCATTCACGCCAATACCCCGCGGGATGCGCTGGGACGGCTCGAAACCATGGTGAGCATGGCGAACCTGAACCTGCCGGAGCGCGCCATCCGGCAGCAGATTGCGAGCGCGCTGAACCTGGTGGTGCAGCTCTCACGGCTTTCCGATGGCACGCGCAAGCTGCTGAGCATAGCGGAAATCACGGGCATGGAAGGCGACGTGGTGTGCATGCAGGAGCTGTTCCGCTTTGAACGCGACGGGTTGACGGAGACCGGCATGGTACGGGGGCGGTTCCGCGGGGCCGGGATCCGGCCGCAGTGCGCTGACCGGCTGGCGGCGGTGGGACAGAAATTCAATCCGGCGTGGATGGAAGAAGTGTTTGCAGTGGGCGTCCAGTGA